The proteins below are encoded in one region of Belonocnema kinseyi isolate 2016_QV_RU_SX_M_011 chromosome 5, B_treatae_v1, whole genome shotgun sequence:
- the LOC117173676 gene encoding histone H1B-like has product MADSQPSTSKFTHPSTSKMVETAILEMKERKGSSVQAIKKYIATHFDVDIDVIYPRIKKYLKKAVEEGILVQVTGIGASGSFKFSKHRKDEIKKEEKAETAKLEKKTEDFKDQLKKKKVTQKKKATEKKKPVEKKKTMPKVKAIKA; this is encoded by the coding sequence ATGGCCGACAGCCAACCCTCGACATCAAAATTTACACATCCATCTACTTCAAAAATGGTGGAGACTGCAATCTTGGAAATGAAGGAACGAAAAGGATCTTCAGTTCAGGCAATCAAAAAATACATTGCCACACATTTTGATGTGGACATTGATGTAATCTACCCAAGAATAAAAAAGTACCTCAAAAAAGCGGTAGAGGAAGGAATTCTAGTTCAAGTGACTGGCATTGGAGCTTCAggatcttttaaattttcgaagcaCAGAAAGGacgaaataaaaaaggaagagaaaGCCGAGACTGCAAAGCTCGAAAAAAAAACAGAGGACTTTAAAGACCAGCTTAAGAAGAAGAAAGTGACTCAGAAAAAGAAGGCGACGGAAAAGAAGAAGCCGGTGGAAAAAAAGAAGACTATGCCCAAGGTCAAGGCCATCAAAGCATGA
- the LOC117173968 gene encoding uncharacterized protein LOC117173968, which translates to MQDFLAHVFFLILNCQSNVMKFCLSDGSKIIQCVAWEKVIPRIQKYIKPDITIHLTNDWANVAAKFYKGTVGFELSIKETTKLTVLKTEQIIEKEATITERTR; encoded by the exons ATGCAAGACTtt TTGGCACAtgtcttttttctaatattaaattgcCAATCCAACGTCATGAAATTTTGCTTGAGTGACGGAAGTAAAATCATCCAGTGCGTTGCTTGGGAAAAAGTAATTCCGCGAATCCAGAAATACATCAAGCCCGACATC ACTATTCATCTCACGAATGATTGGGCTAATGTGGCAGCAAAATTTTATAAAGGAACTGTTGGTTTCGAACTCTCGATCAAGGAAACAACGAAATTAACTGTCCTCAAGACCGAGCAAATTATTGAAAAGGAGGCAACTATAACCGAGCGAACTCGctga